The sequence AAGAAGCATTCCAGTTGGGTTCCTAACACTGCCTGTATTGTAGAATTATTGAAGCCATTCATTTTTTACCAACGGGAGCTGGGAGTGGATCAGTGCTCTTCACGCATCTAGACACAATATGTTTTATGCTatttaaatctaaaaaacacTGAATGATATTCATCAGCAATACATAAATAAACTAATAAGGGGACTTTAAACTCTGAAATGTAATCCAGTGAAAAGGGACGTATTTTGACACAGGTATGAGGCTAAAGGGAAGCAAACCAGAAGAAAGCGTAAATAGATATATTGCATACATTTTACAAGTTCCAGTAACCGCAAAGGGGATTGGTATAAAACTGGATATTTACAAGTAAATTACTTGTATGAACCTTTATATCATTTAACGAgtgaaacactaaaaaaaacaaatacatgacAGCAGGCGAGGGGATTAGTAACCATTACCTCTCTTGCCAAGCGcagaacctgcaaataaacAGCCTGTGGAAGTCTCGGCAACAATGCTGCACAAAAGGAGAAAGAACATGTTAAACAGTAATGAAGACTTTATTATCTAATCTATACATTCTTCTTACAATTCTGATTCCTGTGAGATGGTAGTTCTGTCATTGTACTATAATACATTGGCTtcttaacatacacacattatgcTAGATTATAAgacgcccccccccaaaaaaaaaaaagaggctgccagagaggaggatacaggtgtcctgcagcgctgctggggatctggatcttagtcttatagcatttgctctgggaaaaacgttgtcttatattcgaacAAATACGGTGTCTGTTAACCTCAGGACAATAACATATTAGAATCCTACTGTGTTccattacacaaaaaaacaccgTCGTTACTGGTGCCAAGACATCATGATGTGAGCCCTTCTACAATGTTAGGGCATCAGCATGATATCCCAGGATGCTCTGCCCTTAAAACGGTATGCATGCAAAGCTGCCCGATCTCCAACAAACAGGACATTTGCTGATAGCCCCAGCAAACTCAGGACTGTTGGCATTCTGGTGTCATTTCAACGATGCCATTCGTACTAGTTTGGTTGGACCATCCTCACTACTCACATGATCCCGCTGCCATTTCCCACCGCCTTCTCGCTGGGTTCCTGTACACCTTGGATATTTACATACAGATCCCTCAGCTCTTTGCGTATACATCTCACTGCTGCAGAAATCATATCTTTCACCACCTGACAAGTATAAAAGAGAAATACACAGTAAACTGCAACGTTCTGAGGGCTGGGACCCTCTTTCCATGTTATCCATTATTTCTTAACTTGCATGTCTTGTTGACAATTATTTCCATGTCTATCATAGAGCAGAAAATATTATTgctttgtgtgaatgaaagcaGTGTCCGATTATAATAGGAGTTTACTGATTATGTTCTCAGTGCTGCATTGTATAGCGTACAGGTGAGACACCCCATGAGGAGGTTTTCAAGGGCCCTACATAGAACAAATTAGAGGAGacactaaaaaaaagataaaaaaccccccaaaaaactaagGCACACAATACCTCTGATCACaggtttatttaagaaaaaaacatacccTATATTTAAGTGGAACATGCATTTCATTGCTTTAATGTCCTTTGAAGGTGCCTTTTAGACCAGAGTCCTAGGTCATGCAAGGAGGACCACGTCCACACTCTACTGAGCACTGCACTATATGCTACAGCTTAACATTATAATTTCTGTTACAAAGAAGGTCCGTGGTGATGAAATACAAATAAGAATCACATTTCATTGAATACTATCTTCCAAATGTGTTTTATGCACCACTTGGCGGGGCTTGCCCTGTTGGCCTAAAAGTTGACACCATCATCTTTATCCACACAAATAGGGTTGGGAGTGTATGTGATATTACTGTACTGGGTCATGGGGGAAAATGAAGAACACTGCCAGCAGCTGTCTAATCTGCTTATACCGTAGCACCACCTCTGTTTAACATTAAGCGGACAACAACTGAGAGAGTTTGTCACTGTTTGATGAATGAGTGGGAATGTCAATGAATGTATGTTAGAGGTGTAAATACTTCTGATTAAGAACAATAAATCCATTCAGACAAACTGACCTTATAGGGAAGAACTCCAGCCACAAACGCCCGTCCATAGATTTTAGTGATGGTGCCTCGATCGGTCAGGTTAATAGGACTTAAACCCCTGATGGGTGAAACTCTCACAAGAATTTCCCCTCCGCCACGTGGGTAATACCCCCTGCAAGGAAATACATAAAAGATATTACCATTGcctttccctgttttgcttttttgttgggaatgcttaattgtcatgcgACACAAAAGCTGGcattgataggttgttgccacagatattgttttaaaatcaaATGCTAAACCTTCAGATTAAAGAATACAATAACAATTCTCCTAAGGATTAACATACTAGAGTCAAGACATTTCAACTCACAGACCCACACTGTTCATTCACATGAATCAacctaaaaaaaactgtttcctGCACAAAAAGACTTAGTTGGCTCTGCTGAACACAGATTCATTGGTTGTCACCTTAAACCCTTTTTAATTTCATTCACCACAAAAACGCAGATTCATGTGTAGGGTCTTCTCATTTGTCAACTTAAGTTGTTGTCCATAAATAATGTATCTTTCCTGTACACAGGAAGCatcaaacatacatatttatatctatatatatatatatatatatatataatctatatctatatatatatatatatatatatatatatatatatataaaaaagaagcgATTACCTTCGTCTGATGTCACAGTCCAACTTGAAGGAGAAGTGTTCTGCGATTGGCTTGAAAACCTGCAGCGTGTAGAAAGAAATCCATAATATTACACACATTATTggtaacatatactgtatatgcataaAATACATGCTTACCATTGTGGTATAATCAATCTGTGGTGCCATCTCTGCGTTGGTGCCACCCTTCAGGACCAGCTCGGAAGGAGACTCGGCATACAAAGCACAGGGTAGAGAGACTTGAAGGAGCAGACATACACTCCTGAAATGAGGTTTAAGGTACGAAATATGGGATACATGAATGGAAAAAATGAGCTTTAAATCAATGAATTCTAGAACTCAAAGAAAGCATCTGGCAGCTCTGTCCTGGTGCTGATGCAGCCAAGAATGTATAATCTATAAAGATAAGAATACATTATGTCTATCCCTATATGTCTATCATGCATGTTCAATTCCCccattgtattaacctctaccacatctgctagGAGGTTGATGACGACCAAGGCTGAAGTGAGCTGGTATGTCTTTTAGGCTCTAAATGTCCCACACCCAATGAGGGAGCTTCAGGTTTCTTGTTAGCACCTATATCCATATCAtacattacacacactcaccccgCTGTCTTTGTATCAGCAGTCAGTGCTCCTCCTTTTAACTTCCCAGGAGTAAAGGTTATGTCAGTGGATCCAATCGCTGCATTTTCCAGCTGCCCGGCACACAGATCTCGAACAGTCTCCAAACCTGACAAATGCTGTGGTctgaaaaacattaataaaatatgattctaGTTTAAGACGACATAGCTGTACCTGGACTTTAATGACACCGCACACTGGATTCTGTTGTCACCAAGACTACAGATGTAAGATTGTGATACAATCAAAAAGGTTTCAATTGCGTTGCCTCCATTAAAATTCACCACAATAACACAAATGGTAGATTTTTCCAATATTGTaaacttttttgtaatttccCCATTAATAGGTACACTCGGATCATTGTTTCACGCGTACCCATGGAATCTCACCTGAGTCCTGGTGTGCTCCGTCCAGCTCGGATGCTTCCGATGTGAATGCGTTTCCCCAAGAGACAGCTGAGGGCAGTGCAAATACGGAGAATCTGGCCTCCCTGAAGCCAACGCAAAAGGATGAAgaagacatatacacacattttatagaCAGCCTTTATCTGATCGTGTACCATTTTCAATttccttacctgcctgcccagtgTCATCTTATGTCTAAGTAACGGGACCGGGaaaccccatctggtctgccctaaccagactcccatgaacaAGCCcgctatgggggctctacaagCTGAAATACGTTCAATGTGACTGAcagggacctagccacaaattcatggaactgtacgGCATCTAGGAACCGCAGCGATTCCCGCCGATAATTGCAACTGTGTCGCTAAGGGCAACCTTTGTCCCATCACGTCActcttttgaggttacattaagcttgtggtgggcaacactctgcggtggttacagagagagaGCTCATtcgggaaccctggtt is a genomic window of Spea bombifrons isolate aSpeBom1 chromosome 6, aSpeBom1.2.pri, whole genome shotgun sequence containing:
- the RTCA gene encoding RNA 3'-terminal phosphate cyclase translates to MAEEGDTVEIDGGIMEGGGQILRICTALSCLLGKRIHIGSIRAGRSTPGLRPQHLSGLETVRDLCAGQLENAAIGSTDITFTPGKLKGGALTADTKTAGSVCLLLQVSLPCALYAESPSELVLKGGTNAEMAPQIDYTTMVFKPIAEHFSFKLDCDIRRRGYYPRGGGEILVRVSPIRGLSPINLTDRGTITKIYGRAFVAGVLPYKVVKDMISAAVRCIRKELRDLYVNIQGVQEPSEKAVGNGSGIIIVAETSTGCLFAGSALGKRGVTADRVGAEAADILLRNLRHGGCVDEYLQDQLIIFMALADGVSLLRTGPVTLHTQTAIHFAETLTKARFNVKKCEDSDSDSYIIECRGIGLQNKNM